tttcttttaaatggGGAAAATGAACTCTTCTATCTAATCTGTAATGAAACCTCTTAGTTCGTTGCTAATGCTAGTTATAAGGATTTTGCTATTTATTTGTATGTCTATCTCCTGAAAGTCACCCGGTTTCTTCCCCTTGTTTGGATTCCTTTGTACGGTCACATTTTAGGGAGGAAAAATGGAAATTGTTTACCTTTTGTTCCAGTATTTCCTTTTAGAATTTTGGTCGATGTTAATTGTTAAATCAGTTGAAGAATAAGGGTGAAAGCTTGCATCTTTAACTGTTGGTAGTACCTAAGTTGGTCTATTTTTCCAGGCATTGCAACTAGGGCAAGATTTTTACAGTTCTTTCGAACCAAGAAGTCAAAGATGTCAGATGTGTTTGCGAACTGATTCTCTGCATAAAGTGATGGAACGTTTGTCACAACCAGGCACGTTTCTTTGGCCTTTATCAGATGAAAGGagctttctgtttttatttttagtttaaccAGACTTCAATGCAGGTGTGAGGCGGCTAGTCATTGTGGAAGCTGGCAGCAAGCGGGTAGAAGGCATCATATCACTGAGTGACATATTCAAGTTCTTCCTTGGTTAGTTTGGATTGTTGGTGACCAAACAAGTTTGACAGATAGTGTGGTGGTCATGACACTTATGCATATAGTCAGGCAACCATCATCGGCCCAGCCACAGCCACAGCCACTAAGAAGAGATTCCAGAGCTTTTACACGGTGatttcatctttatttcattgaaaTACAATTGGTTTGGCCTCTTGCTTCATTGCcttgttttaagattttaggCTAGAGAAAGAGGCCTGTAAATTTTAGCCTGATTGCCCCAAATTTATTCATCTTTCCCCACTCATATTATGTTCAAATATGTTGTCCTCCTCATATGGATACAGGCAAAGGGGAGTGCACAATGTTTGTAATCGTTTCATATATTGTGAAGTCACAAATTTCGGGGGGAAAATTATGGGAGGACCAATATTCGAAATACTATTTTTTGTTGGCTAGCTGTAGTTCGAGGAATAGCATTTGTTAACTATCCCTTTTGTGGAGTGGTGATGGACATAATAAGCGAAACtggtatttcttttttcaatgaaCGAAAGGGGAAAGGAGTTGGTGGTAATGGacgaaaaatgaaagaaaacaatgcATCAATTTCTTTGTTGGTTCtaaatttaagaaatgaaatttattcGGTGGCTATTCTCGAAAACCAGAACCCGAACCCGAACAGAAAAATATTTCCAAAGTCGAAATGTAAGGAAAAAAAAGTCACAGTACATGGTGCACACCGTAAAACAATGAATGGAGTTTTGGTGACCATAAAGGCTgccaaaaaaattatgaaatataaaaccTTTTAGTCTTTTATCAATCCATTAGAGTAAAATACAAAACTAATCAAAATAGCCTTAACAGGATAGATTCGATATTGCATAATACAGTTTTGCTCGGTTTAATACAATTATGGGTGAGTTGGTAACACATGTTGAACTTGCATAGGGAGACTTGAATTCGATTTGAACTAAATTTCATTTCGAAGGAAATCCGGAATAATATTTCGAAACTTACAGAAGAGTGAAGGTAATGCCTATGTTGTCGAAACTTGAATGTTACACGGAAATTCAAATAATCAGTCGCAATTACAAAAAATCGGACGAGATTTCAATCCCAGCATAATAAAGGCAGGGacaaaatgttaaaaatgacgCCTAACCATACCGAGATAGATTTATTGTAGCTGCACCTACAACGTTCCAAACCATATTATGTAGTAACGTTTGAACTGTTATCATTGTGGATTCCAGATGTTAAAAGCATCAAGATagtgaaaaaaaagagaacattAAGATTACAATTACATTGTAGGAATATACACTAAGTTGTTCACATTTTGGCAATAGCATGCACACAGCTCTTGGCGTTTACATGATTGACATACACATTACTTGTTCTGAATAATACATGCTACATGCTAGTCCCTCACTATAATTTGATCTTCAAAAATATGTACATCTGAAAAGAGAATAAGATGCTtaatcttctcttttcttccgGCTACAATAGTATTAACAGTACATAAATAGTTTCCCTGCTTCAAATGTTAAAACGAAATATCAGGGTCTCAGTGTAGGTATGTATGTCACACGAGCCTCCATAGAGATCACGTTAGCAAGAGTTAATCCATCCATATACCCGAATATTGCACATTTACAAACAACAAAGGAACGCGTCCGAGCTATGTAGGTATGAGTGCCAATATCTGATTTCTTATAATACCCATGCATTTCTGTATCTCACCATATATTGGAAGATTCTTTGAACATAATGGCTGCAAACTGGTGACAGCAGAATCTAGTACCTGAGCGACATCGGCTGGGGGAAATTGTCGTTCAGTACACttctgcattttgttttttcaaaaataggttAGGGTGTACAGGTAAAAAGTCTTCAATAGGACAACTGATTTAATCACgtattttgaatatttcatTAACAACATGTAGTACCAATTCTATCACTCTACACTTTATCTTTTGTATCATGAGCATTTAGATAAAGCAACCTTAGAGAATGGTGTCCCTATTTAATTGCTTTAGGAATAAGAGACACTGACTATGTGTATTATAGTCTTTTTATTGAATAGAAAACAATTTGTGAACAGACGTAGTTGGTAAAAAGTTTATAGTGTTAGAATCTTAAAGATATAGTAACGCTGTTGATACTAAGATAAATTAGATTGATTCTATATTCATATTAATAGCCTACAATAGGATACATGaatatttagtatttatgttttcttcCCTATAAATCGAATGACTCCATTGCGGTCTAAACACAATTCATTATATCCCTTATGAATTTCTCTCCTCTAAACATGATATCAGCATATTCTAATGGAATTTACTGAATTTATTGTGTCACCTATTATCTAGCTATCTATCCACAATGTAAGAGACTGTATTAAAGATTTCACATCTCAGATATGTAGAGAATAAAGTCTCGGTAACGTTTGGTAGGCTTATTGTACTACTCACTGTTAGATCACTTTCAAATATCTAATTTAACGTAGATGTCCAATATTTTGCATGAAGTAATGTGTTCGAGTTTCTACGTCGTTTAAacatataactaaaaaaaagtatataaatgaaagtaaaacttatataaatgGGAGTAAACTTAATCTTACAAGtaaattttgttagattaagttaaaattaaagtttactttttaatatggtattttAGAACTAATGGGAAGGAAACCCTAACTCATGTTTAATGTTCTTAGAAATCATGtaaatttttctgttttttgttctttttctgcTATGTTCCATCATTCACTGTTGGCAACTTTctgatgagtttttttttctttctttcttgatCACTGCTGTCAAAAGGAAAGTCATGTCCAAGAAAAAACCTACTTTGTCAACTCCCAAGACCAATTAGCAAATACATTCACTAAGTCCCTAAGACCTAGCAGATTATATGATAAGAAAATTGAGCAACAAGATGGGAAAAAAAATAAGGGATAGTAcgaaaatttgattaatttaatcaaattcttCAAGTGGGAAAATGTGAAAAGAGAACCCACATTGGAGAAAATTTACTTTGATGCTTACTGTTCCTGTTATAAAAGGAACACATGTTTCCTTAGTTGGATAAACCaaaatctcttttcttttttgttgctTTAGTGTTTGAGAGAAAATTAGTTTCTCCTATAAAGTTCTTCATATAGTTATTTTTCCTATTTCCAAAAGAGAGGGTGATATTGTTTTCTCCTCAGGTTAAAGAGAAGAGAATctaattttctttcctttattaaaattacattattgtCAATTGTTTGTTTGCTcctcttttcatcttttattttagttttgtgttCTTATCTTGTTACTATGGTAGCCAACAAAAAGAAACTTGGTGGATATAACCTATATGATTCAACTTATTtgcttattaaaaaaaaaaaatcaaccttGAGGGGAACTGTTAATCTCGTAAATAAGTTAGAATCCCACAGACATAGTTACTGTTGATAATATGATCAATTAAATTgattctatatttatattatcagtCTAAAATAGGGTAATTGACTATTGTTTTCTCCCCTATAAATTGAATAGCTCCGATATGGTATAAACACACtgaattttaaattgaagagAAGTTGAAGTTCAAGAGAAAATACTAGATATTAAAGAAACTCCAATGTTGTAATATAAATGATAACTTCTACCTATTTCTTTGTTTCCTGAGACTTAGATAACAAGTggaattaaattcaatttagcATTTAAAAGCGCACCACAAATATAGGTATCAACTCTAATGTGTCTAGATCTGCTATAACCAAGTTTCATGCCTTTCCTGATTTCCTAAACTGTTGCATGCTGTACAGAATGAATGTAAATATGACACTTATACGATCAATACaccattaatgttttttaacCTAATAGCTTAAGTTTTTAGGTTAATTGGTCCATGACATAGTATGAAGCTCTATGACCAATTGGTCTAGACTTTGATACTGCTCCAATTctaaataatggtttttcaacaCAACTTGGGTGTGTTTGCCTTATTTGCAACTGCACCCATAGGCCTCTTGTGCTAGAGGAGGTTAGATAAACCATTATCTTATCTTCACCAAACAACTTgagcttttataataattagttcaTGACAACATATTTGTAGAGAGATCTGAGAAGGAAATATGGCATTGTCAGAATGCTGCTATTTGCACCTTGGTGTTTATTCTGCCACTATGTATTCAGCCTAGGTTTATATTCTTTAAACCAAGATGGTACaggaaaataattttacaacaaAAGTGAGTAAATATTAGTCCTCCTAAATAATTGAAGGCAACAAATTAAGTTGATAGTGTTGATACTTTGATAGAAAcagttatttataataacagCCATATCAAGTCATGCAAATGGCTGTCTTATGGAGAAGTCtgccttaaaataaatttttcatctcccataacaaaataaatacacAGCACCATGTAAAATACCATgatactatttaaaatatatttttttaaaatgcaaaaagCACCATAGAAATTGTCCATAAAATAGTTAGTGTTTGGCATAAGGTCAGGTTTTGTTGAactatcacaagttcaaatgaCTAAGAGACTTAAAATAGTGAGGGGAGATTGACCATGAAAATCATTCaagtaaaaatcaaattcattggAATGTGATTTACCTGAATCATGAACAACGTAGCTAGGCAATGAGATATAAGTTCTGAGggaattttcatttcattttggtCAGATGAACTGTTGAGTTCAGCATCTTGTACATGACAACTTGTCAAGGGATTTAATACGCTGGCAGCCAATTGATCCTGAGAAGCCAGAGAAAGAGAATCTGTATGCGGAAAAGTTGTGGCTGAAGCAGTAGGTTCGTCCACTGAAAGCTGGTTATTGATGAAATTTATCGCATCCTCAATTCTTTCTGTCGTTCTTAAATTTGACATTGCCTGCAATggtttttatgaaaatttgtaagTACATCACTAGAATATAGTCAGCAAGAAAACTGAAAATGATATCCTGTGAAAATGTCatgttattagtttatttagTTGTAAGGTGCATCAAGGAAGACGTCAACAAAGAATCTTATCATAAAACTGAAGCTTAAATAGATCAGTCAGCAGGAACATTTTCATGAATGTTTTTCAGAAACTTTACTGCAAATTGCCTAAAGGGAGATGTAATGACCTTTTTTATAGATAGTGGCACAGCTGTGACTGTACTGTGCAGTGTATGCAATtcatgttaatataaaaatgagaaaactgGAAGATCAAACTGGTTGGCATGAACATTAAATAGCATTCCATATATACCTTTGTTGAGTGCTGTGTTCTTTTAGtttgtaacataatttaatCCGAATGTTGcatttactaatttaattagATGCAATTAGCTGCCTTTCTATACCTGAGAAGCTTGAACAATCATTGTCCGTGCTTTTCTTCTAGAACTTTCAACAATTTCAGCAATATGACTCTGAGATATTGATTCTTGGTTGTGGCATGCTGAACAATTAGAAGAGCTCGCCTGACCACTAGGATCATCAAAATTAGCCATGGGctttaatgaaaaaatagagGAGCTTGCTTGATATGTGTTGCGTTGCCTCAAGCAAAACAAGGCAGAGGAAACCTGCAAAAGTGCAATACATTCAGAAAATTGTAAATTACTGGAATGAGAAGTTGTAAGgatgaaaaacaaattgaagattCGTGCCTGTTCATTTGCTTCAGTTAATTGCTTTAGTACAGAAGCGTAATTCCTCTTAAAAAGTTCTGAATCCTGTACTGAGTTGTCTCTATATTTCTGGTTCTCTGGTATCCCATCATTCATATGCTTCAGTTCAGATAATATAAGTTCCTAAAAGTTCAAAATCAACAGATCAAAACTCATTTTAGAAAGgaatatttgaaagaaagatattttcttttatcataacaGGACAATGGTAAAGGCAGATGAATTGGGAAACACCTTTTTGTCTAGAGCACGATTCAAATCTGAAATAGCCAATGTGTCAGCTTCTTTTGAATGTACATGTTCAAGAAGGGAAGGTTGAGAACTTGATGGTAGTTGCGCATTACCAATCTCGCCGCACACAACTTTTGGTTGTGGTTTGGAGCTTGAAGAAAATACCTAAGAATTAAAGGGAAAAGATATAAGACTAGAAAACTGCATAGGGATCagtgaatatagtgaaaactaggTATAAGATTAATCTCTCTTGTGTAAAAAATGACTTTGGATATTGtgtttataataaagaaaatatggactacgaccaaaatataaataataatagataaagataataacattaaaacagaAGATAAAAGATAAGATATATAACACTCCCTCTCAAGCTGGTGCAtataaattgtatgtaccaagtttGTTATACATATAATCAATTCTCGGTTCTTGTAAAcacttaatgaaaatatatactaACTGATCACTTGAGTTAAAGAACTCAATCTTAATGTCTCTAGATACAATTTTATCTCAATTGAAATGACGGTCAATCGCAATGTATTTGGTTCGTTCATGAAAGACAAGATTagaaataatatgaaaagtaGTCttattatcacatataagtgtcatttgagtAACATATCCAAATTATAACTCTCTAAACAATTGCTTAAGTCAAACAAATTCGCAAGTGACTGAAGCCATAGCTCTATATTATGCTTCTACACTAGATCTTGTCACAATACTTTGTTTCTTACTCTTCCAAGAGATCAAGTTACTACCAATTAAGACACAATATCCTGAAATAGGTCTTCTATCAAAAAGAGATCCTACCCAATCAACATTTGAATAACAAACAACTCCTAGATAAATAATTCTCTATTAGGTCTCCGtaattcaataaaaacattAGAAAACTATACTGAGTTTCCCTTTTTGGTTTTTCTCACCAGTCTCTCTGAGAACTCGGAATCTGTTTCTGGGTTCCTAACTTTAAGCAAGGAGGTAGAGACTTTGAGAGTGTCAATTCAAGATAGATACATTACAACCATGTGTTGCCATTTACAGAAACAAAACAGGATCCTTCTCTCCAGAATCATTATTGCACTCAATAATGTTTCTTAGATTCCTCCAAAAAGCTTCACTTGCACCAATTCTTCCTTCAGCTCAGAATACTCATACATGCACTGTGAGAATATACGCCCAAATTATGATAAAGCAATATTCCTATTCTTTTTACCACGATCGTTTACTTGTTTCACTGATTGATGCACAAAAAAGTTGAAAGAGCTTCAAGTCCAGCAGAGTTAAGAAATCAGAACAATTGAACCAGAATATTATACAGCAAAAATTAAGTCctcaaaatattagaaaatatcttttgaaaGACCATTGAGAACAATAGAAGAAAATGATCCGTTGGCAAGTGTTTTGTGATAAATATCAAGCTCAGGGACAGAGCCTTGTTCATCGACAGCAAGTCAGTTGCCTTCTTCAATTTGTATATTCCTTTAGTTCTTGTTGTACCATACACGatcttttaacaaaattattgtattatttattttaattttctgaaatgaCCCTCCTTTATATGATGATATTTCTAAATTCCTAATGGTCTAGCCCAGCCACTGATAACTAAACTAATGTGAAATTTACATCGTGAAGAAATTAAAGCAATCAAATTATCATCACAATACAGAATTAAAATCCATCTAAACAAATTTGTACCTGTTTTGATAAAGCACCAGGTCCATGCAGAGTGGGGGATATATGAAGGCTTTTACTGGTATCTGAGTTCTCGCCGGGGGACAATATTGTGTGCCCAGCAACCTTTCTCTGTTTCAGTTTTCCATTAGGCTTGAGCTCAACAAAGTTCTCGTTTATTTGGGCGGAAGAGGTATTGTGTTGTATCAGAGATGTAGGCATATTTTCAAGTGGATACAAAGGCATGCAGTCAACATCCTGAGatgcaaaaatgtgtcaaattaTGCTATTGACAGAAATTGTGAAGTGATCATACTACCTTGGGACATGAACGGggtaaaaagatgaaaaagtgaGGTGAGAAGAGCAATGCAGATATTCAAAAACTAAATACAACAATGAACTCTGTTCTGATTCGCTAGTAGAGTAACAATCCTCTAAGGTTATTAAAATCAGGATCCTACTCAAGTTTTCAGGGATACCAACACCAGATAATAGGATTTCATTGAGGATTGCAAGATCCTAAGAGCAATgacaaataaaaagataaaacttgAAAAGTTTAGgtatatgagaaaaaaaaatctggtttaattgattttcgccagtgtatatatatatatatatatatatatatatatatatatatatatatatatatatatatatatatatataagatatctaataatttaatatatcaaacaCTTTCCCTCAAGCAAGTGtatacaaatcgtatgtactaagtttgttacaaatataatcgtATATCTGCTAATTGATCACTTTAGTTAACAAACTCAATCTTGATGTACCTAGATACAATATTCTCTCGAATGAAATGACAATCACTTTCAGTACTCTTATGAAAGACAAGATTAGAACTAATATGAAGTAATCTCCTAGTTTTTTTTGCTCAAGAGAAGTCTAGTTTGGTTTGTAAATTGAGATAGTCTCTCCATAGTCTCAAGAAATTTCCACATGATTGGTTTTGAAAGTCTAGTCATATTATTCAAACATTTAGGCtaaagtaaaatgaaatttattattcaatcTTTTATTGTCATACATCTCCTAGAAAATGTGTTTATCTAATTGAGTATGATGATTATATAATTATCCCAGGGAATGATGCAACCAAAAATTGATTAGTTAAGGCGACATTTGTGCAAACACTTTCAAACTAAAGATCTTAGGTGCCTTATACTTCCTAGGCATTGAGGTGAAAGAAACATGAATGATTAATTGTAGACCTCTGGATCGTCCTATGGGTCAAAACCAAACATAATGGTGGAATAAACCGAGTCATTATCATATCCAAAGACTTGAGGGAAAACTTATTACGTTACTATTACTAACGcctatcatatattttatagtttgaaTGGTTAGTTAATTTATGCAAACTCCTCGCACTGATCACTAGAATGTTGTGCTTCGCATACTCAAATACTTGAAAAAGGCCCTAGGACAAGGTTTACTTTATGAAGTCAAAGGAAGTAACCAAGCATTTGGATATTGTATTGTTGATTGGGCATGGTCTCCTACATACAAGTGTTTCACTTGATATTGTATTTTCATTGGAATGAATGTCATTTCttgaaaaagcaagaaacataATGTAATTGTTCAACCAAGTGTTGAAGCTAAATATAGGGCAATGACATCACTCAtttgtgaacttttgtggataAAAAATTTCTCTAACAGAGGTTTTATGAAATTCGAGAACTGAGGATGTATTGTCCAAGGAAATTTGCACCAAGTTTGTTGGCTCCAATGATCAGCTTCCAGATGTTTTGAGAAAATCCTTGAGGGGAGCTTTCATTCAACTTATATTTCCAAGATTAGAAAGTACAGTTTATATGTTCTAGCTTGAGGGAGAGTATTAGAATAGTTTACTTTATCTTCTGAGCAAAagctattttgttttatctacATGTAACGTAGAATCCCATGGGaaatttctctcttttcttaagATTTTATTGTAAGCCATTGATCCTTATATATAATCAGCAGAGATATCTAAATTAAGGTCTTTCAAGCTCTTTTCCCTGTATATATTCTTTTCAagtacaataataaaacaacagTTTAGGCAGCCACTACATTTCCTTCTTCCTACCATTATCATTtgtaaaaagagaagaaagcatACCATGACAAATTCAACCCCAAGTTCCGGTTGGTCAAACTGAACCCTATACCTACAATGATCAACCGTTAGTACACTTCCGTCATGAATCTCTCTTGTCTTTGGATGAATAGCAATAACACGCTGCCCAACAATTAAAGGTTGGGCCAAATCAGTAGGAAGTCCTTCCTTTGTACCAGCAAGAATTTCAGCATAATGTGATCTAACAGATTCCCGGTATTCATGAAGTTTATGCTTCTCTTCTGTCAAAAATTGTTCTGAAAATCTTCTTGGTCTGCCGAGAGAACTGCATAAGAGTGGCATGTATATGAAGTCATTTATCCAAGACCAACTCAACCCAAAATCACAAGAATTATAAGAATGTTGGGTGCAAAGATTAAACTCATGACCGCTTCATCATAAAACCTCTAATACCATGTCACTAAAAAACTAAACTCAGAAACTTAAGCCATCAAGTGGAGACATATGAATGATTTTATATATCTAATAGTCTTGGATGCACTTGGGTAACGACTAAAATGCTTATCCAATAATATCACAACTTGCATCATAAATTTAACCataaattttgttgaaatgGTCTAAAAGGTGCTTATTTTGATAAGCTTCACCAAAAAGTTCAATGAAAGAAGCTAAAAGAAGctaatatgaaattttcatCAACCCCCACAAACTTGTAGAAGTTTTTCCAAACACTCACTTAATCATGAATGCAATGATAGTGTAGAACGAagtaacatttaaaattaaatacctTCTGATGACGCCCCACTCAATACGAGTCAATCTAGGAACATGACCCAGTCCAACATGGTCTAAGTACTCCACAAACTCTCTCTTTGAAAACCATGGGTAATCAATAGCACTATAAAACCACTCAAAAGTGCACCATCGCCTCATTTGATATGATGACAGACAATTGATAAGCTTTCCCTGtgataacaaaagtaaaattaatttcctAATATAGACAAAGAAATCAATTGATGCCACAGTACAAATGACAGATTATTAACCTTTTGATTAAAAGAACCATCTGGGAGTGAAGCAATGGGTTTATTATGTTGACTGCTAAAAGTATTTCTGGACACCACCAAATCTTGTGTCATTGGTTTTGGTTTCTCCATTTTTCTTCTTGGCCTTCCTCTGTCTAATGGAATGACTTGATTAGTAGATGAAACCTTTATGGGGGAAAAAGATGAATCGTTCCTTTCCCTTTTGTCATTAGAGCCTGAAGACAGATTTCCTGGGGATTTCGCCACTTTCAGTTGTCTTGGATGTGGTGTAGAAATAGATGACCGCTTACCTTTAACCAAAGATTTCTTCACCTCATCAGTAGGCTAAAACGAAGATAGAAAAGGTGCACACTGTAAGTAGGAAGGTTAAAGTATAGTAATATACAAAACAACATCAGGTGCAAATAAAACTGGAGATTCGTTTTTGCAAAGCAAGGCGGCATCAAAGATCTGTGGGTAATGAAATACagaaaagaaaacttgaaatatatgaaaagtCAAAATAGAAAGGGAAAGTAATTGGAAACATTTGTAATAGAATGCAACATAAAATATGATagataaaaatgtaatataaccATTGATGAGCCATCATCTTACAACTCAAAATTTTAGGCAAAGGCTGGTTTAATATCCAACATGTAACCCAACACAGAACTCCTAAAAGCTTTAGTACTTGAACTACAGAGGAAAACAAggaataattttattgataataaccACGCCAATTACATTCTTAGTTCTTCCATGTGTAACAATAAATCTCTCTAaaacaaggaaacaaaaatgttgaaataaatagaaagattaAGACATAAACCGCTCTTTATAGCATTATccatcaagttggtaaatgaatatcaatcattctcaTCTTGTTTACAAGATCCTAGAATCTACCATGAGAAAACCCCTTAGTGAAAATGTCTACCATCTGAAGTCTTGTAGTGACATGAGCAAACACAACATCCATGTTTAGATTATTTTCTATGAAGTGTATATCTATTTAGATATGTTTGGTCCTGCCTTGCTAAACTTATAGGCAATGGTCATAACCGACTTATTCTCATAGTATTATTGCATAAGAATGTTTGCCTTGATTTTATGGTCATAAAAAATTACTTCCATCTTTAGTTCTTCACATATACCTTGACCAAGGGTTCGAAACTCAGCTTTTGTGCTAGAATGAGATACtttatcctattttttttaatcccaatctaaaaaagaaacaaaataaggTCTGGGAACcaaattatatatcattatagCTTTAATAATCGATAATTGCATACCTTGGTTTTCTGGGAACCACTTAAATGAGAACCACTTTGAGTTTCATCATTCTGCAACAAACAAAATACATCATACTTGCATGGAACGAGTCCATATCacagaaaatattaaacaaggAACCACAAAATTGATACTGGAAAATAAACAATTCTTACTTTCAAGTTAAAagatttttgtttcctttttctgaATCCTGCA
This genomic stretch from Vigna radiata var. radiata cultivar VC1973A chromosome 7, Vradiata_ver6, whole genome shotgun sequence harbors:
- the LOC106768434 gene encoding protein ALWAYS EARLY 1 translates to MAPSRKSRSVNKRFSSVRETASGKDKITENASKSRLKASPGIQKKRRLADMLGPQWNKEELGHFYEAYRKFGKDWKKVALAVRNRSVEMVEALYTMNRAYLSLPEGTASVVGLIAMMTDHYSVLGGSDSGKESNDDAEISKKSQKRSRGKHLSDNKAIDGHFSDHSQSHSVASGDGCLSLLKKRHSGIRPHAVRKRTPRVPISYAMGKDIGERFFASARQSSKQMVDTNDVTHKIALALTEASQRGGSSKNSGSPDKKFLSSPGLKSGKKHSKSEKSGAKFCSSELDDGSSELSLGSTEGNNEEYSRKTIHRSGREITGRGRNEEKKIKQYGKNLEPEGSLNKHLNDIKEASSGTDDGKNFIKSNFNTDFVDAKNARSSYKGSRTKSKKQALEKDEGSAFDALKTLADLSLMLPVTNPDTESSAQFKEGNRDVVDESKMEAHKVFIKIESSASSKFPKVFSDNGVVVPEAEGTLQLNAGFRKRKQKSFNLKNDETQSGSHLSGSQKTKPTDEVKKSLVKGKRSSISTPHPRQLKVAKSPGNLSSGSNDKRERNDSSFSPIKVSSTNQVIPLDRGRPRRKMEKPKPMTQDLVVSRNTFSSQHNKPIASLPDGSFNQKGKLINCLSSYQMRRWCTFEWFYSAIDYPWFSKREFVEYLDHVGLGHVPRLTRIEWGVIRSSLGRPRRFSEQFLTEEKHKLHEYRESVRSHYAEILAGTKEGLPTDLAQPLIVGQRVIAIHPKTREIHDGSVLTVDHCRYRVQFDQPELGVEFVMDVDCMPLYPLENMPTSLIQHNTSSAQINENFVELKPNGKLKQRKVAGHTILSPGENSDTSKSLHISPTLHGPGALSKQVFSSSSKPQPKVVCGEIGNAQLPSSSQPSLLEHVHSKEADTLAISDLNRALDKKELILSELKHMNDGIPENQKYRDNSVQDSELFKRNYASVLKQLTEANEQVSSALFCLRQRNTYQASSSIFSLKPMANFDDPSGQASSSNCSACHNQESISQSHIAEIVESSRRKARTMIVQASQAMSNLRTTERIEDAINFINNQLSVDEPTASATTFPHTDSLSLASQDQLAASVLNPLTSCHVQDAELNSSSDQNEMKIPSELISHCLATLFMIQKCTERQFPPADVAQVLDSAVTSLQPLCSKNLPIYGEIQKCMGIIRNQILALIPT